One genomic segment of Gossypium arboreum isolate Shixiya-1 chromosome 3, ASM2569848v2, whole genome shotgun sequence includes these proteins:
- the LOC108475249 gene encoding ubiquinol oxidase, mitochondrial-like: MNRFIVRSVMQSHLSHGRSISNGHICSSAIVERSLELSGQHNVVTLVRFEWRRMMSSTPASVGNASSGREEKMENSVTEETKGKDSSALSYWGISRPKITRTDGTDWPWNCFMPWETYSAELSIDLKKRHVPKNFVDKFAFWTVKLLRLPTDIFFQRRYGSRAMMLETVAAVPGMVGGMLLHLKSLRKFQQSGGWIKALLEEAENERMHLMTMVELVKPKWYERLLVLTVQGVFFNAFFVLYMLSPKLAHRIVGYLEEEAIHSYTEYLKDIESGAIENVAAPAIAIDYWRLPKDARLKEVITVIRADEAHHRDVNHFASDIHFAGKELKAAPAPLGYH; the protein is encoded by the exons ATGAATCGTTTTATAGTAAGGTCGGTGATGCAGAGCCACCTGAGCCATGGCCGAAGCATCAGCAACGGTCACATTTGCAGCTCCGCCATAGTTGAGAGAAGCTTGGAGTTGAGCGGACAACATAACGTTGTGACGCTTGTAAGATTTGAATGGAGAAGGATGATGAGCTCTACTCCTGCTTCTGTGGGAAATGCGTCTTCTGGAAGGGAAGAGAAAATGGAGAACTCAGTGACGGAAGAGACGAAGGGAAAGGATTCGTCGGCGTTAAGTTATTGGGGGATTTCTAGACCTAAGATCACCAGAACGGACGGCACCGACTGGCCCTGGAATTGTTTCATG CCATGGGAAACTTACAGCGCAGAGCTGTCAATTGACTTGAAAAAGCGTCATGTCCCAAAGAACTTCGTTGATAAATTCGCTTTCTGGACTGTTAAACTCCTTCGCCTTCCTACAGATATCTTCTTCCag AGACGATACGGCTCTCGAGCTATGATGCTGGAAACAGTAGCGGCCGTCCCTGGCATGGTTGGAGGGATGCTTCTGCATTTGAAATCTCTCCGTAAGTTCCAACAAAGTGGTGGTTGGATCAAAGCGTTGCTTGAAGAAGCAGAGAACGAGAGGATGCATTTAATGACAATGGTGGAGCTTGTGAAACCCAAGTGGTATGAAAGGCTTCTTGTTCTAACTGTGCAGGGAGTCTTCTTCAATGCTTTCTTTGTTCTGTATATGCTTTCACCCAAATTGGCACATAGAATTGTTGGGTATTTGGAGGAGGAAGCCATTCACTCGTATACAGAGTACTTGAAGGACATTGAAAGTGGTGCAATAGAAAATGTTGCAGCCCCTGCCATTGCAATAGATTATTGGAGATTGCCTAAAGATGCTAGGTTGAAGGAGGTTATAACTGTAATTCGTGCTGATGAAGCTCACCATAGGGACGTAAACCATTTCGCTTCT GATATTCATTTTGCCGGAAAGGAATTGAAAGCCGCGCCTGCTCCTCTTGGTTATCATTAA